One genomic segment of Mytilus galloprovincialis chromosome 5, xbMytGall1.hap1.1, whole genome shotgun sequence includes these proteins:
- the LOC143074554 gene encoding metalloproteinase inhibitor 4-like yields MFQKVLLLCIVLTWMTDDVHGCSCFGFQHPQSQFCSANYVFYGKVIKETLIPGPPDDTANNFAIWKYTFSIIFKMKGVTEGFGQEVVVETRGNGALCGVRFTVGKSYILMGRSGSDGKKSIGLCNFIRQLSSLSPYQTFYMFTRGVNSYNLNCRRRCNKIDQDSRGCKYEAGKNDKQTICLARNALCKRERRRCRWVNNETC; encoded by the exons ATGTTTCAAAAAGTGCTACTTCTATGTATCGTCCTAACTTGGATGACAGATGATGTTCACGGTTGTTCATGTTTTGGTTTCCAGCACCCTCAATCGCAATTTTGTTCAGCTAACTACG TATTCTATGGCAAAGTTATCAAGGAGACATTAATACCAGGCCCACCAGATGATACTGCAAACAACTTTGCGATCTGGAAGTATACATTTAGcataattttcaaaatgaag GGAGTGACAGAAGGATTTGGTCAAGAAGTAGTTGTAGAGACAAGAGGAAATGGTGCGCTCTGTGGAGTACGTTTTACTGTCGGAAAGTCTTATATTCTAATGG GAAGATCCGGCTCCGATGGGAAGAAATCTATTGGATTGTGTAATTTTATCAGACAACTGAGTAGTCTTTCACCGTACCAAACATTTTACATGTTTACAAGAGGCGTTAATTCTTACAATTTAAACTGTAGAAGGAGATGCAAC AAAATAGATCAAGATTCAAGAGGTTGTAAATATGAGGCTGGTAAAAATGATAAGCAAACCATTTGCCTGGCCAGGAATGCACTGTGCAAACGAGAAAGAAGACGGTGTCGTTGGGTTAATAATGAAACTTGTTAG